GTCGTTGTCGTCGTCGAATTCGTTGGTCGAGCTCAGCGACGGCCACAGGGGGTGCTGGCAGTCGTTGTTCAAGCCGTCGCACACCTGGGGGGCGCCCGGGTAGATGACGGCGTTGCCGTCGTTGCAGTCGTTGCAGGCGAGGCGGCCGTCGCCGTCGCCATCGTGCTCGTTCGCCGGCACCGTGGGCCAGCCGGGGGCGCTGCAGTTGTTGTTGATCCCGTCGCACAGCTGCGGCGCGCCGGGGTAAACCGTCGAGTTGCCGTCGTTGCAGTCGGCGCACTGCGGGCTGCCGTCGGCATCGGCGTCGACCTCGTTGGCGGGGACGGTGGGCCAGCCGGGGGCGCTGCAGTTGTCGTTCAACCCGTCGCAGATTTGCGGGGCGCCGGGGTAGACGGCGGCATGCGAGTCGTCGCAGTCGGCCTGGGGATGCGGGCATTCGCTGGAGGCGGGCTGGCCGTAGCCATCCTGATCGAGATCGACGCACGCGCCCAGGGAAATCAGGGCCGCCCGGCAGTCGAGTCGCGGAAACGACAGGGAATTCTGCGGGGCGATCACGTGGACGGGGGAAGTCTCGAGGGCGGTCTCGATCTGCGCCGGCGTCAGCGAAGGGATTGCCGAGAGGAGATCGGCGGCGCAGCCGGCGGCGTGCGGCGAGGCCTGGGAAGTCCCGCCGTAGGTGACCACGCCCGCGCCCGTGCCGCAGGAGCGGATGAGCGCGCCCGGAGCGAAGAGATCCGTGGTCGAGTTGCTGTTGGAGAAGCAGGTCACCTGGTCGACCACGGTCGTGGAGTCGGTGCACAACAGCGGAACGCCCCAGCTCAGGCTTCCCAGACTGGCATCGTAGGTGGCGCCCACGGAGATGGAGTTGGCGATGCAGGCGGGAAGGCTCATCAGCGTTCCCGAGGCATCGTTGCCCGAAGAAGCGAAAGTCGTCACCCCGTGAGTGCGCAGGCTGTTGATGACGTCGCGAAAGGACCGGGTGGTGCTGGAGACGTCGTCACAGTTTCCTGGAAAGAGACCGCCTCCCAGACTCATGTTCACGACCTTCACGTCGGGACGGAAATTGTCGACGAAATCAAGGGCGGCTACCGTGTCGCTCAGAAAACCGCTTCCGTTGTTGTCCAGGACCTTGATCGCTACGATGCCGGCGTCCGGGGCCACGCCGATCGAGGATACGACCCCGTTGGCCGTCACGATCCCGGTGACGTTGCTTCCGTGACCGTCTCCGTCCGCGGCCGACCCGGCCCCCGACATCCGGCTGCTGCCATTGGGACAGCAGCCGCCGGTGCAGAAGCATTCCTGGGCGATGATGTCGTCGGAGAGATCGGGATGTGCCGCATTGACCCCCGTATCCAGGATGGCCACCGTGACCCCTTGTCCCCGCCAGCCGAGAGCATGCATGTCGTCGGCATTGATGATGGGGACGGACTGGGCCAGGTGCTTTTGCGCCGGGATGTCGAGGTCGACGCTCAGCACTCCGGGAAGGGCGGAAAGCTTCGCCAGCCCGCCGGCGTGGAGGTCCCCGGCCAGCGCCGGTACCGTGGCGTAGCGCCAGCGGATCGTGAAGTCATTGGCGGTGAGAGCCCGCAGCACCTCGTCCTGTTTCCGCGCGATGTCGGCGCGGCGCTGCGACGGCGAGGCCGCATCGGGAAGATCTAAATAGATGATGACGCGCACGGGACCGCCCGCCCCCATGGCAGCAACCTCCTGCGAGACGCGGGGAGAAGGTGCGGCCGGGGCCTGCTCGTCATCCGGGGAAGCGGGAAGTGAGGACAACAGAAGCAAGGAAGCCAGGAGAACGGCAACCGGTGTGACGACACGCGATCGCGGAGCACAAGTCGAGCGTGGGTGAGGCATCAGCTGTCAGGCCCCTCTCGAGCGCAATACTTCACCATTGCTCGCCCGCGCGCCAAGAACAAGCCGGCAGTCTCTCCAAGTACGTCGAAACAGTGGATTTGGCAACGACATACTAGCCAAAACCGGCCTCAGGTTCCAGTGCTGGAGAGCACTTTCCGCTCTTTTTCGACACACTCCGATATTCCGCCAACCCTTTTCGCTGCAATCAGATAGTTTTGACAGCCCGGAAAGCCGTGTGCCATAATCCGCGCTTTCCCGCGGCGGAGAGAAGGATTTCCGCCCCCTCCCGGAAGGCTTCCATGCCCAGGACCGCCCGACGCAGTGAAGTCACTACCCGGAAAATCCCTTCGCGCGCCGTGTCCTACCGTGACGCCGGCGTCGACATCGACGCCAAGATGTCGGCCGTTGCCCGCTTCTCGCACCTGGCGAAGGAGACCTTCTCGCGCGCCGTCCTGACCGAAATCGGCGCT
The Candidatus Polarisedimenticolia bacterium DNA segment above includes these coding regions:
- a CDS encoding MopE-related protein, whose translation is MGAGGPVRVIIYLDLPDAASPSQRRADIARKQDEVLRALTANDFTIRWRYATVPALAGDLHAGGLAKLSALPGVLSVDLDIPAQKHLAQSVPIINADDMHALGWRGQGVTVAILDTGVNAAHPDLSDDIIAQECFCTGGCCPNGSSRMSGAGSAADGDGHGSNVTGIVTANGVVSSIGVAPDAGIVAIKVLDNNGSGFLSDTVAALDFVDNFRPDVKVVNMSLGGGLFPGNCDDVSSTTRSFRDVINSLRTHGVTTFASSGNDASGTLMSLPACIANSISVGATYDASLGSLSWGVPLLCTDSTTVVDQVTCFSNSNSTTDLFAPGALIRSCGTGAGVVTYGGTSQASPHAAGCAADLLSAIPSLTPAQIETALETSPVHVIAPQNSLSFPRLDCRAALISLGACVDLDQDGYGQPASSECPHPQADCDDSHAAVYPGAPQICDGLNDNCSAPGWPTVPANEVDADADGSPQCADCNDGNSTVYPGAPQLCDGINNNCSAPGWPTVPANEHDGDGDGRLACNDCNDGNAVIYPGAPQVCDGLNNDCQHPLWPSLSSTNEFDDDNDSFSECQGDCNDNNFRVYPGAPQICDGSNNNCSAPGWPSLAGTNELDDDNDSFSECQGDCNDANNKVYAGAPQICDGLNNNCTATGWPSLAGTNDADDDGDSFSECQGDCNDAAGTIFPGATDLCDGLNNNCLAPGWPALAGTKDADDDGDGSSECAGDCNDADPSTYANAPESNDARDNQCTGQPGFGVVDEVSGIFGFNTSGSNSLLSWPPQAGASGYELQRSGTPFPSANPYVLSATMSGTTSYSDPSVPPAGTTLYYLVRALAPNLGSWGQKSNGQERAGIAQPETQCADTLDNDGDGHADCADPDCFVQAACAPAVYSFTDTAGDDVTGTSLKDFFNAHPAAASDFLLLSITGPGLTDYVLCAEHADFYRNSYLSLADAGGTASSGSWNRWTFQEGGSWSAPETASFENRFGANCVDDRSWCPEDLLANRSVALLPEQIDLCESLDFYDGCSTGSWVVTVKIGHTRLATCGF